A section of the Mycolicibacterium anyangense genome encodes:
- the kasB gene encoding 3-oxoacyl-ACP synthase KasB: MAGLTQLSTGNGFPNVVVTGIAMTTALASDADSTWKALLDGQSGIRLLEDEFVEKYDLPVRIGGHLVEDFDGELTRVELRRLSYLQKMSTVLGRRVWQNAGAPEVDTRRLMVSIGTGMGSTEELVFAYDGMRAKGLRAVSPLAVQMYMPNAAAAAVGLELGAKAGVVTPVSACASGSEGIAQAWRQIVLGEADIAVCGGVETKIEAVPIAGFAQMRIVLSTTNDDPAGACRPFDKDRNGFVFGEGGALLVIETEEHAKARGANILARIMGAAITSDGYHIVAPDPTGDQAGQAITRAIQVAGLQPTDIDHINAHATGTQVGDVAEGKAINNAMGSHRPAVYAPKSALGHSVGAVGAVESILTIMALREGVIPPTLNLRNLDPEIDLDVVAGEPRPGKYQYAVNNSFGFGGHNVAIAFGKY, translated from the coding sequence ATGGCAGGGTTGACACAACTGTCAACGGGGAACGGGTTCCCCAACGTCGTCGTCACGGGTATCGCCATGACGACGGCCCTGGCATCTGACGCCGACAGCACCTGGAAGGCGCTGCTGGACGGGCAAAGTGGTATTCGGCTGCTCGAGGATGAGTTCGTCGAGAAGTACGACTTGCCCGTCCGGATCGGCGGACATCTGGTCGAGGATTTCGACGGGGAACTGACGCGGGTCGAACTGCGCCGGTTGTCCTATCTGCAGAAGATGTCCACCGTGCTTGGCCGACGGGTGTGGCAGAACGCCGGCGCCCCGGAGGTCGACACCCGGCGGCTGATGGTCTCCATCGGCACCGGCATGGGGTCCACCGAGGAGTTGGTTTTCGCTTACGACGGCATGCGCGCGAAGGGTCTTCGCGCCGTGTCGCCGTTGGCGGTTCAGATGTACATGCCCAACGCCGCCGCCGCGGCGGTCGGCTTGGAACTCGGTGCCAAGGCCGGGGTGGTCACTCCGGTGTCGGCGTGCGCGTCGGGCTCGGAGGGCATCGCCCAAGCGTGGCGGCAGATCGTGCTCGGCGAAGCTGACATCGCGGTCTGCGGAGGTGTCGAGACCAAGATCGAGGCGGTGCCGATCGCCGGCTTCGCCCAGATGCGCATCGTCTTGTCGACCACGAACGACGATCCCGCCGGCGCCTGCCGGCCGTTCGACAAGGATCGCAACGGCTTCGTGTTCGGCGAGGGCGGCGCGCTGCTGGTGATCGAGACCGAGGAGCATGCCAAGGCCCGCGGCGCCAACATCCTGGCCCGCATCATGGGTGCGGCCATCACCTCCGACGGGTACCACATCGTGGCTCCCGACCCGACCGGAGATCAGGCGGGGCAGGCGATCACGCGGGCCATCCAGGTGGCCGGCCTGCAACCCACCGATATCGATCACATCAACGCACACGCGACGGGCACTCAGGTTGGTGACGTAGCGGAAGGTAAGGCGATCAACAACGCGATGGGCAGCCATCGGCCCGCGGTCTACGCGCCCAAATCGGCGCTGGGCCACTCGGTCGGTGCGGTCGGAGCGGTGGAATCGATCCTCACGATCATGGCGCTGCGCGAAGGGGTAATCCCGCCGACGCTCAACCTGCGCAACCTTGATCCGGAGATCGATCTGGATGTGGTGGCCGGTGAACCCCGGCCAGGCAAGTACCAATACGCGGTCAACAATTCGTTCGGATTCGGTGGTCACAACGTGGCGATCGCCTTCGGAAAGTACTGA
- the kasA gene encoding 3-oxoacyl-ACP synthase KasA, translating into MTKPSTANGGFPNVVVTAVTATTSVAGDIESTWKGLLAGESGIRVLEDDFVTKWDLPVKIGGHLKDPVDDHMGRLDFRRMSYVQRMSKFLSAQLWETAGKPEVDPDRFAVVVGTGLGGGEKIVETYDAMNEGGPRKVSPLAVQMIMPNGAAAVVGLELGARAGVITPVSACSSGSEAIAHAWRQIVMGDADFAVCGGVEGGIEALPIATFSMMRAMSTRNDDPAGASRPFDKDRDGFVFGEAGALMIIETEEHAKARGAKPLARLMGAGITSDAFHMVAPAPDGLRAGRAMTRAMELAGLSPKDISHVNAHATSTSIGDIAEANAIRVAGVDHAAVYAPKSALGHSIGAVGALESILTVLALRDGVIPPTLNYETPDPEINLDVVAGEPRYGDYQYAINNSFGFGGHNVALAFGRY; encoded by the coding sequence GTGACCAAGCCTTCCACTGCTAACGGCGGTTTCCCCAATGTGGTGGTGACGGCCGTTACGGCAACCACTTCCGTCGCGGGCGACATTGAGAGCACGTGGAAGGGTTTGTTGGCCGGCGAGAGCGGCATCCGCGTTCTCGAGGACGACTTCGTCACCAAATGGGATCTGCCGGTCAAGATCGGCGGGCACCTCAAGGATCCGGTCGACGACCACATGGGTCGGCTCGACTTCCGCCGGATGTCTTACGTCCAGCGGATGTCCAAGTTCCTCAGCGCTCAGCTGTGGGAGACCGCCGGCAAGCCGGAGGTCGATCCGGACCGCTTCGCCGTCGTCGTCGGCACCGGACTCGGCGGTGGCGAGAAGATCGTCGAAACCTATGACGCGATGAACGAGGGCGGGCCCCGCAAGGTGTCTCCGCTCGCCGTTCAGATGATCATGCCCAACGGTGCGGCGGCGGTCGTCGGCCTCGAGCTCGGTGCCCGCGCCGGCGTCATCACGCCGGTGTCGGCCTGTTCGTCGGGGTCGGAGGCCATCGCCCACGCGTGGCGCCAGATCGTCATGGGTGACGCCGATTTCGCGGTGTGCGGTGGCGTCGAGGGCGGAATCGAGGCGTTGCCCATCGCGACGTTCTCGATGATGCGCGCGATGTCCACCCGCAACGATGATCCGGCGGGCGCCTCGCGTCCGTTCGACAAGGATCGCGACGGCTTCGTCTTCGGCGAGGCCGGTGCGCTGATGATCATCGAGACCGAGGAGCACGCCAAGGCACGTGGCGCCAAGCCACTGGCCCGGTTGATGGGTGCGGGCATCACGTCGGACGCCTTCCACATGGTGGCGCCGGCTCCGGACGGCCTGCGGGCCGGTCGGGCGATGACCCGGGCGATGGAGCTGGCGGGCCTGTCCCCCAAGGACATCAGCCACGTCAACGCGCACGCCACGTCGACGTCGATCGGTGACATCGCCGAGGCCAATGCGATCCGGGTCGCCGGTGTGGACCACGCCGCGGTGTACGCACCGAAGTCGGCGCTGGGCCACTCGATCGGTGCGGTGGGTGCTCTGGAGTCGATCCTCACCGTGCTCGCACTGCGGGACGGCGTCATTCCTCCGACGCTGAACTATGAGACGCCGGATCCGGAGATCAACCTGGATGTCGTTGCGGGCGAACCCCGTTACGGCGATTACCAGTACGCGATCAACAACTCGTTCGGATTCGGAGGACACAACGTGGCGCTCGCCTTCGGGCGCTACTGA
- the acpM gene encoding meromycolate extension acyl carrier protein AcpM gives MAASQEEIIAGLAEIIEEVTGIEPSEVTPEKSFVDDLDIDSLSMVEIAVQTEDKYGVKIPDEDLAGLRTVGDVVNYIQKLEEENPEAAAALREKFAQ, from the coding sequence GTGGCCGCCAGCCAGGAAGAAATCATCGCCGGTCTCGCGGAGATCATCGAAGAGGTCACCGGTATCGAGCCGTCTGAGGTGACCCCCGAGAAGTCGTTCGTCGACGACCTGGACATCGACTCGCTGTCGATGGTGGAGATCGCCGTTCAGACCGAGGACAAGTACGGCGTGAAGATCCCCGACGAGGATCTGGCCGGTCTGCGCACCGTCGGTGACGTGGTCAACTACATCCAGAAGCTCGAGGAAGAGAACCCCGAGGCTGCCGCCGCGCTGCGCGAGAAGTTCGCACAGTGA
- a CDS encoding ACP S-malonyltransferase: MIALLAPGQGSQTPGMLAPWLELPGAADQIAAWSQISGLDLAQLGTTASAEEITDTAVTQPLVVAATLLANAELVKRGVLADKKTVVAGHSVGEIAAYAIAGVISADDAVKLAAVRGSEMAKACAVEPTGMSAVLGGDEADVLEALARLDLIPANRNAAGQIVAAGAIAALEKLAEDPPAKARVRQLATAGAFHTHFMASALDGYAAAAAEVATSEPTTTLLSNADGQPVTSAADAMDKLVAQLTRPVRWDLCTETMRQLAVEAIVEFPPAGTLTGIAKRELRGVATRAVKTPADLDELTAL, encoded by the coding sequence GTGATTGCTTTGCTCGCCCCCGGACAGGGATCACAGACCCCCGGCATGCTCGCGCCCTGGCTCGAGCTGCCCGGTGCTGCCGATCAGATTGCGGCCTGGTCGCAGATCAGCGGCCTGGATCTGGCCCAGCTCGGCACGACTGCGTCGGCTGAGGAGATCACCGACACCGCGGTCACCCAGCCGCTCGTGGTGGCGGCGACCCTGCTGGCCAACGCCGAACTGGTCAAGCGCGGCGTGCTGGCCGACAAGAAGACTGTCGTGGCCGGCCACTCGGTCGGCGAGATCGCGGCGTACGCGATCGCCGGCGTCATCTCCGCCGACGACGCGGTCAAGCTGGCCGCCGTCCGCGGCTCGGAAATGGCGAAGGCCTGCGCGGTCGAGCCCACCGGTATGTCCGCCGTCCTGGGTGGCGACGAGGCCGACGTATTGGAAGCCCTGGCACGTCTGGACCTCATTCCCGCCAACCGCAATGCCGCCGGCCAGATCGTGGCCGCCGGTGCAATCGCCGCACTGGAGAAGCTCGCCGAGGATCCGCCGGCCAAGGCCCGGGTGCGCCAGCTGGCCACCGCCGGCGCCTTCCACACCCACTTCATGGCGTCCGCGCTCGACGGTTATGCCGCCGCGGCCGCCGAGGTCGCCACCAGCGAGCCCACCACCACCCTGCTGTCCAACGCCGACGGCCAGCCGGTCACCTCGGCGGCGGATGCGATGGACAAGCTGGTGGCTCAGCTCACCCGCCCGGTGCGCTGGGACCTGTGCACCGAGACCATGCGGCAGCTCGCTGTCGAGGCGATCGTCGAGTTCCCGCCCGCGGGCACTCTGACCGGTATCGCCAAACGAGAACTTCGGGGGGTCGCGACGCGCGCCGTCAAGACACCCGCAGACCTGGACGAATTGACCGCGCTCTAG
- a CDS encoding PucR family transcriptional regulator: MSDNPRPEAPRPPLELLANVPDSTLRRLKQYSGRLATQAVHAMEERLPFFGDLEASQRASVQLVVQAAVVNFVEWMRNPDSQVGYTAQAFELVPQDLTRRIALAQTVDMVRVTMEFFEEVVPLLARTDEQLTALTIGILRYSRDLAFAAAASYADAAEARGSWDSRMEASVVDAIVRGDAGPELLSRAAALNWDTTAPATVVVGTPPPGREDLASEDIREIALRFERGALADVHGTWLIAIISGPLSPTDKFFNQLLTAFSAGPVVIGPTAAMLTAAHHSAIEAISGMNAVAGWSGAPRPVPARELLPERALLGDTLAVAALHTEIMRPLADAGPALTETLDAYLDSGGAIEACARKLFVHPNTVRYRLKRIADFTGRDPTLPRDAYVLRVAATVGRLGYPAPSQTMANRSVAQLTPAVTGVNGFG; encoded by the coding sequence GTGAGCGACAATCCGCGCCCGGAGGCGCCGCGGCCGCCGTTGGAGCTTCTGGCCAACGTGCCCGATTCGACGCTGCGTCGGCTCAAGCAGTACTCCGGGCGCCTGGCCACCCAGGCCGTGCACGCTATGGAAGAGCGGCTGCCGTTCTTCGGCGACCTCGAGGCGTCCCAGCGCGCCAGCGTGCAGTTGGTGGTGCAGGCCGCGGTGGTCAACTTCGTCGAATGGATGCGCAACCCGGACAGCCAGGTGGGCTACACCGCCCAGGCCTTCGAACTCGTCCCGCAGGATCTGACCCGGCGTATCGCGCTGGCCCAGACCGTCGACATGGTCCGCGTCACCATGGAGTTCTTCGAGGAGGTGGTGCCGCTGCTGGCGCGCACCGACGAGCAGCTCACCGCGTTGACCATTGGCATCCTGCGCTACAGCCGTGACCTGGCGTTCGCGGCTGCCGCCTCCTACGCCGACGCCGCCGAGGCCCGCGGCTCGTGGGACAGCAGGATGGAAGCCAGCGTGGTCGACGCGATCGTCCGCGGCGACGCCGGTCCCGAACTGCTGTCCCGCGCGGCGGCGCTGAACTGGGACACCACCGCGCCGGCGACGGTCGTCGTCGGTACCCCGCCCCCGGGCCGGGAGGATCTGGCCAGCGAGGACATCCGCGAGATCGCGCTGCGCTTCGAGCGCGGGGCGCTGGCCGACGTGCACGGCACCTGGCTGATCGCCATCATCTCCGGTCCACTGTCACCGACCGACAAGTTCTTCAATCAGCTACTCACCGCCTTCTCGGCCGGCCCGGTGGTGATCGGTCCGACGGCAGCGATGCTGACCGCGGCCCACCACAGTGCGATCGAGGCGATCTCGGGGATGAACGCCGTAGCCGGCTGGAGTGGGGCCCCCCGGCCGGTACCGGCTCGCGAACTACTGCCGGAGCGGGCACTTCTCGGCGACACGCTGGCCGTCGCGGCCCTGCACACCGAGATCATGCGCCCACTGGCCGACGCGGGTCCGGCGCTCACCGAGACGCTCGACGCCTACCTCGACAGCGGTGGAGCCATTGAAGCTTGCGCCAGGAAACTGTTCGTTCATCCAAATACCGTCCGGTACCGCTTGAAGCGGATCGCCGATTTCACCGGCCGGGATCCCACGCTGCCGCGCGATGCCTACGTCCTGCGGGTCGCCGCCACGGTCGGCCGCCTCGGCTACCCAGCGCCCTCTCAGACCATGGCAAACAGATCTGTAGCGCAGCTCACACCGGCGGTGACGGGCGTGAACGGGTTCGGCTGA